In Cyclopterus lumpus isolate fCycLum1 chromosome 17, fCycLum1.pri, whole genome shotgun sequence, a genomic segment contains:
- the LOC117746009 gene encoding 40S ribosomal protein S8 translates to MGISRDNWHKRRKTGGKRKPYHKKRKYELGRPPSNTKIGPRRIHTVRVRGGNKKYRALRLDVGNFSWGSECCTRKTRIIDVVYNASNNELVRTKTLVKNCIVLIDSLPYRQWYEAHFATPLGRKKGAKLTPEEEEVLNKKRSKKTQKKYDDRKKTAKISTLLEEQFQQGKLLACIASRPGQCGRADGYILEGKELEFYLRKIKAKKGK, encoded by the exons ATGG GTATCTCAAGGGATAACTGGCATAAGCGCCGCAAGACCGGCGGTAAACGCAAGCCCTACCACAAGAAGAGGAAGTATGAGCTTGGACGCCCTCCTTCAAACACAAAA ATTGGACCTCGTCGCATCCACACGGTGAGGGTCCGTGGTGGGAACAAGAAGTATCGTGCTCTGAGGCTGGATGTCGGTAACTTCTCATGGGGCTCTGAAT GCTGCACACGCAAGACCAGGATCATTGATGTGGTCTACAATGCCTCCAACAACGAGCTGGTCAGAACCAAGACCCTGGTGAAGAACTGCATCGTCCTCATCGACAGCCTTCCCTACAGGCAGTGGTATGAGGCACACTTTGCCACTCCCCTGGGACGCAAGAAGGGAGCCAAGTTG AcccctgaggaggaagaggtccTGAACAAGAAAAGGTCAAAGAAGACCCAGAAGAAGTACGACGATCGTAAAAAGACAGCCAAGATCAGCACCCTCTTGGAGGAGCAGTTCCAGCAGGGGAAACTGCTTG CTTGCATCGCCTCCAGACCCGGCCAGTGCGGCAGAGCAGACGGCTACATCCTCGAGGGAAAGGAGCTTGAGTTCTACCTGAGGAAGATCAAGGCCAAGAAGGGCAAATAG
- the LOC117746852 gene encoding E3 ubiquitin-protein ligase HECTD3-like, giving the protein MSLGDNPHLLLGRIRFLNRCIECFKRSEVVPECLCYVPKEVCYKICKDSSSTSSASTGASTGGSTVGKTLVSVYESPHHTPHIKKLGKYNIEPKKGTCIRTTGEEYCNSQGLWVKINKEQLEEHRPGQELEEGWILVCKHTEGGDRLVPVESPETISRQQQLFGYDHKPCNRWEQVVSVENALYMGSKPKIAECDDAAVQKLRYVPPTWAYECDEDLVHYFYDHIGKEDENLGSVKQCVTSIDVSSCSEDPSGGASCLTDGDTETYWESDGMQGQHWIRLHMKRGTVVNKLILTVDSTDDNYMPKRATVFGGEGDNLKKLSDVTLDDNLIGEVCVLEDMTSHLPVIEVRIEECRDEGIDVRIRGLKIKSSCERDLGLNADVFQSSNLVRYPRLQGNTPDVLYRRALVIQRFICLLDSVLPHLVPAWDYSLGTFNQIKSIKQFLLLSKRRSALITQCLKDSETSKPNFMPRLYINRRLAMEHRDNPSLDTSCKNAVFNQVYEGLKPSDKFEKTLDYRWPARYDQWWECKFIAEGIIDQGGGFRDSLADMSEELCPSSAECPMPLSFFSRTSNQGSLEARDYYVPNPSCKEFHKYDWIGQLMGAALRGKDFLVLALPGLVWKQLTGEAVSWSKDFPAVDSVLVSLLDAMENLDQETFEFRFGEELVYTTLLSDSQMVELIPGGSNVAVRYEDRSDFIRLVQKARLEESKKQIAAMQAGLLKVVPQAVLDLLTWQEVEKKVCGDPEITVEALKRLTRYEDLEQSDVRVQYLWEALTSFTNEDRSRFLRFVTGRSRLPAPIYVFPDKQGAETTDALPQSSTCSSTLYLPNYPSAKVCEEKLRYAAYNCVAIDTDMSPWEE; this is encoded by the exons atgtctCTGGGCGACAACCCTCACTTGCTGCTGGGCAGGATTCGCTTTCTCAACAGGTGTATTGAGTGTTTTAAGAGGAGTGAGGTGGTGCCGGAGTGTCTGTGTTATGTCCCCAAAGAGGTGTGCTACAAGATCTGCAAGGATTCATCGTCCACCTCCTCAGCCTCCACCGGAGCATCTACAGGAGGCTCCACCGTGGGGAAAACACTCGTCTCTGTCTATGAGAGTCCACACCACACTCCACACATTAAGAAATTAGGCAAGTACAACATAGAACCAAAGAAAGGCACTTGTATCCGGACAACAGGGGAGGAATACTGCAACAGCCAGGGCCTGTGGGTTAAAATCAATAAG GAGCAATTGGAGGAGCACCGTCCGGgccaggagctggaggaaggcTGGATCCTggtgtgtaaacacacagagggaggcgACAGGCTGGTGCCGGTGGAGTCACCGGAGACCATCAGCAGGCAACAGCAGCTCTTCGGCTACGACCACAAGCCCTGCAACAGGTGGGAGCAGGTGGTCAGTGTGGAGAACGCACTTTACATGGGCTCCAAACCCAAAATCGCTGAGTGTGATGACGCTGCTGTCCAGAAGCTAAG GTATGTTCCTCCCACCTGGGCATATGAATGTGACGAGGACTTGGTGCATTACTTCTATGACCACATAGGGAAAGAGGATGAGAACCTGGGGAGTGTGAAGCAGTGCGTGACCAGTATTGATGTTTCCTCATGTTCG GAGGATCCCAGTGGAGGGGCGAGCTGTCTGACAGACGGCGACACTGAAACTTACTGGGAGAGCGACGGAATGCAGGGACAACACTGGATCCGCCTGCACATGAAGAGAGGCACCGTGGTGAA TAAGCTGATATTGACAGTGGACTCGACCGACGACAACTACATGCCCAAACGAGCCACAGTGtttggaggagagggagacaaCCTGAAGAAGCTGAGTGACGTCACCTTAGACGA cAACCTGATTGGAGAAGTATGTGTGCTGGAGGATATGACGTCCCACCTGCCTGTAATTGAGGTCCGGATTGAGGAATGTAGAG ATGAGGGTATAGATGTCCGGATTCGAGGTTTGAAGATCAAGTCATCATGTGAAAGAGACCTGGGTCTGAACGCTGATGTTTTCCAGTCCTCTAACCTGGTGCGTTACCCCCGTCTGCAGGGCAACACGCCCGACGTCCTGTACCGCAGAGCACTGGTCATCCAGAG ATTCATATGTCTCCTGGACAGTGTGCTCCCACACTTGGTACCAGCCTGGGACTACAGTCTGGGTACCTTCAACCAGATCAAA AGCATAAAGCAGTTCCTGCTGCTGTCCAAACGCCGCTCAGCTCTCATCACACAGTGCCTGAAGGACTCGGAGACCAGTAAGCCAAACTTCATGCCCCGGCTGTACATCAACAGACGTCTTGCCATGGAGCACAGAGACAACCCTTCTCTGGACACCAGCTGCAAGAACGCTGTTTTCAATCAG GTGTATGAAGGCCTCAAGCCGTCTGACAAATTTGAGAAGACTTTGGATTATCG ATGGCCTGCCCGGTATGACCAGTGGTGGGAATGTAAGTTCATTGCAGAGGGAATCATTGACCAGGGAGGCGGATTTCGGGACAGCCTGGCTGACATGTCTGAGGAGCTGTGCCCCAGCTCAGCCGAGTGTCCCATGCCTCTGTCATTCTTCAGCCGTACGTCCAACCAG GGCTCCTTGGAGGCCAGAGATTACTACGTCCCCAACCCTTCCTGTAAAGAGTTCCACAAGTATGACTGGATCGGTCAGCTCATGGGAGCTGCTCTCAGAGGGAAAGACTTCTTG GTCTTGGCTCTGCCCGGGCTGGTGTGGAAGCAGTTGACTGGGGAGGCTGTCAGCTGGAGTAAAGATTTCCCAGCTGTCGATTCTGTTCTG GTAAGCCTGCTGGATGCCATGGAGAATTTGGACCAGGAGACGTTTGAGTTTAGGTTTGGTGAGGAGTTGGTCTACACCACCCTGCTGAGCGACAGCCAGATGGTGGAGCTCATCCCCGGTGGCAGTAATGTGGCTGTTCGCTACGAGGACCGCAGCGATTTCATCCGCCTGGTGCAGAAGGCTCGGCTGGAGGAGAGCAAGAAGCAG aTTGCGGCCATGCAGGCAGGGCTGCTGAAGGTGGTTCCTCAGGCGGTGCTTGACCTGCTCACCTGGCAGGAAGtggaaaagaaagtgtgtggaGACCCTGAGATCACTGTGGAGGCCCTGAAACGACTGA CACGCTATGAGGACCTGGAACAAAGTGACGTCAGAGTACAATACTTATGGGAAGCACTGACGAGCTTCACCAATG AGGATCGCAGCAGGTTTCTGAGGTTTGTGACTGGTCGAAGTCGTCTCCCTGCACCTATCTACGTCTTCCCTGACAAACAAGG CGCCGAAACGACCGATGCACTTCCACAGTCCTCCACATGTTCCAGCACTCTTTATTTACCCAACTACCCAAG TGCAAAGGTTTGTGAGGAGAAGCTGCGTTACGCTGCTTACAATTGCGTGGCAATCGACACTGATATGAGCCCCTGGGAAGAGTGA